Genomic segment of Streptomyces zhihengii:
GAGGCGTAGTCGACGGAGACCTCACCCGGAACACGAGGACAGCGCTGTCGGGACCGCTCCGAGAGGACGCTTCCCGGCTCCTGTCCGGCGCACCGCCCGCGGGGCTGCTGGGCAGCGGCCCGCTGGCGAGCACTCCCTGGGGCACGCTGCTGTGCGCGGACGGCACCAGCGGTGCGCACTTCGGCACGGCGGACGCCCGTTGGCGGGCGAACGAAGCGCATCGGCGCTACGGCGTGGGTGCGGGTGGAGCCGATGACTGGAGCCGGCTCGACCAGCGCTTCGAGATAGCGCGCAACGAGCAGTCGCCTCATCACTTCGGATGGGTGCTGGAGAGTCCGGCGTCCCAGGGCACGTGGGCCGGACAGCCGACGAAGCGCACCGCACTCGGCCGGATGCGCCACTCCGGTCTGGCTGCGACCGCCTCGCGGGGGCACGCGGTCGTCTATGCCGGGGACGGCGAACACGGCGAGTACCTCTACAAGTTCGTCGGCAGCAGGAGAACCGAAGGGGCACTGGACCACGGAGTGCTGCACGTCGCCCGGCTCCATCCGGACGGCAGCGGCGAGTGGCTGCCTCTGGTACACGGGCAAGGGCCGCTGACCCCTCGGCACGGCTGGAAGAACCAGGCGGACGTGCTGCTCCGTACCCGGCTCGCGGCGGACGGCGTCGGTGCCACTCCGCTTCCGACCCCCGGCAGGATCGCGGCCAGTGGAACGAGTGGAGAGGTGCTCTGTGCGCTGGGACGCCTCAGTGAGGCGGGCGGGTGCGAGGCGGCAGGCGGCGGCGCTCGGTCCCGCGCCACCTCGGTTCCCTTGCTACCACTTGCCGGGAACGTGCTGCGACTGCGCGAGGAAGGCCGCGATCCGGCGGCGACCGACTTCCGCTGGTCCGATGAGGAACTGTCCGGACGAGGCCTGCGGAAGGTGTCCGCCAGGGCGGGGACGCGGGCGTCCGGTGTCGTACGGGATCTGCATTACGGCCCTGGTGGCGAGCTGTGGGCCGTGGTGGCCGACGACGGGTCGTCCGACGACGCACTGCTGGTCGTCGACACCGCCGATGGCCCGGCCCGGTGTGTGGTGAAGGCAGAGCAGGGCGTCCTGTTCACCGCGGCTGCGGTTGCCACGGACGGGCGTCAGTCATTCATCGCCGTCCGTACCGTCGGGACGGACCGGCGATCGGTGGTGCTGTCCGTCCGGGGGCGCCGGTCGGCCTGACATGGAAGGCGGGACGCCGGCCTGCGCCGCCGTTCCACGTCCCGACGACGTTTCACGTACTCCTCACCCCCCGGACGTGAGAGCTCCGGAGCAGCGAGGCCTGACTCATCAATCACTGGAGGAGCACACCATGCTGGATGTCATGGCATACAGACGGATCGTCGGGATCGGTATCGCCGCGCTCGTCGTACTGAGCGGATCCGTCATCAGCAACGTCGGCACTGCCCATGCGGCAACGTACTCATGCCATATCCACATAGACGACCGCGGCTACGTCTCCGCCGGCCACTATGTCGGAACAACCGTCCAGCCCTCCTCGACCTCGGTCACGGAGGCCGGCAAGGAGGCCCAGTGCCTGCTGAAGTACTACGGCCACAACCCGGGCACCGTCGACG
This window contains:
- a CDS encoding PhoX family protein, producing the protein MSSPAELARYLASPAISFLTGGVVDGDLTRNTRTALSGPLREDASRLLSGAPPAGLLGSGPLASTPWGTLLCADGTSGAHFGTADARWRANEAHRRYGVGAGGADDWSRLDQRFEIARNEQSPHHFGWVLESPASQGTWAGQPTKRTALGRMRHSGLAATASRGHAVVYAGDGEHGEYLYKFVGSRRTEGALDHGVLHVARLHPDGSGEWLPLVHGQGPLTPRHGWKNQADVLLRTRLAADGVGATPLPTPGRIAASGTSGEVLCALGRLSEAGGCEAAGGGARSRATSVPLLPLAGNVLRLREEGRDPAATDFRWSDEELSGRGLRKVSARAGTRASGVVRDLHYGPGGELWAVVADDGSSDDALLVVDTADGPARCVVKAEQGVLFTAAAVATDGRQSFIAVRTVGTDRRSVVLSVRGRRSA
- a CDS encoding peptidoglycan-binding domain-containing protein, which translates into the protein MLDVMAYRRIVGIGIAALVVLSGSVISNVGTAHAATYSCHIHIDDRGYVSAGHYVGTTVQPSSTSVTEAGKEAQCLLKYYGHNPGTVDGIFGSNSQTAAKKAQRIANDKCDAGLAVDGKVGPKTWPALRFEYCVTP